One segment of Gaiella occulta DNA contains the following:
- a CDS encoding metal ABC transporter ATP-binding protein has translation MSLAVELDHVSFAYRPGVHVLEDVTLSVARGEFVAVAGPNGGGKTSLLRLVLGLERPSTGSVRVFGEAPGRAVRRHRIGYLPQRSRPSGEAPVTVREIVSAGRLAAAGIWGPLRRADREIVARSIERVGLGGRADAPLRTLSGGMQQRALIAKALAVEPALLALDEPTTGVDAESQESLGALLDELRNELGVTILYVSHEFGAVERVVGRIVLVRGGVVFDGPPGELPGVWHDPSHVHA, from the coding sequence ATGTCGCTAGCGGTCGAGCTCGACCACGTCTCGTTCGCCTACCGCCCGGGCGTTCACGTGCTCGAGGACGTGACCCTGTCGGTGGCGCGCGGCGAGTTCGTCGCCGTCGCGGGGCCGAACGGCGGCGGCAAGACGTCGCTGCTGCGACTCGTGCTCGGGCTCGAGCGGCCGTCGACCGGCTCGGTGCGCGTCTTCGGCGAGGCGCCGGGGCGCGCGGTGCGACGGCACCGCATCGGCTACCTCCCGCAGCGCTCGCGTCCCAGCGGCGAGGCACCCGTGACGGTGCGCGAGATCGTGTCCGCCGGCCGGCTCGCGGCGGCAGGCATATGGGGGCCGCTGCGCCGCGCCGACCGGGAGATCGTCGCCCGCTCGATCGAGCGCGTCGGGCTCGGCGGCCGCGCCGACGCGCCGCTGCGGACGCTGTCGGGCGGGATGCAGCAGCGGGCGCTGATCGCGAAGGCGCTCGCGGTGGAGCCCGCGCTGCTCGCCCTCGACGAGCCCACCACCGGCGTCGACGCCGAGTCGCAGGAGTCGCTCGGCGCGCTCCTCGACGAGCTGCGCAACGAGCTCGGCGTCACGATCCTCTACGTCTCGCACGAGTTCGGCGCCGTCGAGCGCGTCGTCGGGCGGATCGTGCTCGTGCGCGGCGGCGTCGTCTTCGACGGCCCTCCCGGCGAGCTCCCCGGCGTGTGGCACGACCCCTCGCACGTCCATGCTTGA
- a CDS encoding DUF1326 domain-containing protein produces MAATETHWRVKGDYFENCNCDVVCPCLFSAQEPMTSTPTQGACEVPFAFHVDEGHFGDTPLDGLNVVAMLRTPGPMGEGNATVALYLDERADDAQRDALQAIFGGSAGGPMGLLAPLVGEVLGVTTAPISYTRDGNRRSAEIPGVAQLAVRAAPSIVPGEPIWASNAHPFAPGALALAVGEEGSTIAGHGMRWDNSGKNGHFAPIDWSNG; encoded by the coding sequence ATGGCCGCGACAGAGACCCACTGGCGTGTCAAGGGGGACTACTTCGAGAACTGCAACTGCGACGTCGTCTGCCCCTGCCTGTTCTCGGCGCAGGAGCCGATGACCTCGACGCCGACGCAGGGGGCGTGTGAGGTGCCGTTTGCCTTCCACGTCGACGAGGGACACTTCGGCGACACCCCGCTCGACGGCCTCAACGTGGTCGCGATGCTGCGCACGCCCGGTCCGATGGGGGAGGGCAACGCGACGGTCGCGCTCTACCTCGACGAGCGCGCAGACGACGCGCAGCGCGACGCGCTGCAGGCGATCTTCGGCGGTAGCGCGGGCGGGCCCATGGGCCTGCTGGCGCCGCTCGTCGGCGAGGTGCTCGGCGTCACGACCGCCCCCATCAGCTACACGCGGGACGGCAACCGCCGCAGCGCCGAGATCCCGGGCGTCGCGCAGCTCGCCGTGCGTGCGGCCCCGAGCATCGTGCCGGGCGAGCCGATCTGGGCGAGCAACGCGCACCCGTTCGCGCCCGGCGCTCTGGCGCTGGCGGTCGGCGAAGAGGGCAGCACGATCGCAGGCCACGGCATGCGCTGGGACAACTCCGGCAAGAACGGCCATTTCGCCCCGATCGACTGGTCGAACGGCTGA
- a CDS encoding helix-turn-helix domain-containing protein, whose product MGRHRAKPEQAGADVLGGRIRQLRVARGLTLKELGHRSGLSHAFLSQVERGLARPSVSTLTDIAGALGIGVATLVSQTSTGFARLVRGATAPRVVVGPSADTVAVRALTGADALMKVTESVGHFPCSERMAHAGEEVVYVLEGAVEVTVNGNAFVLGPGDVLNFDCSVEHTYRSLDGVPPRFLVIAADPGQYASPIDESVYEYRQASGRERD is encoded by the coding sequence GTGGGCCGTCACAGGGCGAAACCCGAACAGGCCGGCGCCGATGTCCTCGGCGGCCGGATTCGCCAACTGCGAGTCGCGCGTGGGCTGACGCTGAAGGAGCTCGGCCACCGCTCGGGGCTGTCGCATGCCTTCCTGAGCCAGGTGGAGCGCGGGCTCGCGCGACCGAGCGTGTCGACGCTCACCGATATCGCGGGCGCCCTCGGCATCGGCGTCGCCACCCTCGTCTCGCAGACGTCCACCGGGTTCGCGCGACTCGTGCGCGGGGCGACGGCACCGCGGGTCGTCGTCGGTCCGAGCGCGGATACCGTCGCCGTGCGCGCGCTCACCGGGGCGGACGCCCTCATGAAGGTGACCGAGAGCGTCGGCCACTTCCCGTGTTCCGAGAGAATGGCGCATGCGGGCGAGGAGGTCGTCTACGTGCTCGAAGGCGCCGTCGAGGTGACCGTGAACGGCAACGCCTTCGTGCTCGGGCCGGGCGACGTGCTCAACTTCGACTGCTCGGTCGAGCACACCTACCGCTCGCTCGACGGCGTGCCGCCGCGCTTTCTCGTCATCGCGGCCGACCCGGGCCAGTACGCGAGCCCGATCGACGAGAGCGTCTACGAGTACCGCCAGGCCTCGGGCCGCGAACGCGACTAG
- a CDS encoding amidohydrolase family protein — protein MAFVDVHQHLLPPSFQAALRRRSLPPRIAGSTLHVGEGAFPFDPGEHDVEARLAALDRAGVDVAVVSLQPTFGHEGLAPGERSELVSAWEEGIAEIVSATGGRIAALAAGGPVRPGFVGTCVGSDALDALEALAPVLASLRARSGFLFVHPSGGPVPPGSPPWWGALTLYTAQMQAAYLRWLSGGQERWPDVPVVFAILAGGAPFQLERLASRGPQVRSALHRNVHFDSASYGRRALELCIETFGVEQIVYGSDVPIVDPAPTLRAIRGFGESVERLITCDNPTRLLP, from the coding sequence ATGGCGTTCGTCGACGTGCACCAGCACCTGCTGCCGCCGTCGTTCCAGGCGGCGCTGCGGCGTCGATCCCTGCCGCCGCGGATCGCGGGGTCGACGCTGCACGTCGGCGAGGGCGCGTTTCCGTTCGACCCGGGGGAGCACGACGTCGAGGCGCGGCTGGCTGCGCTCGACCGCGCCGGCGTCGACGTCGCGGTGGTCTCGCTGCAGCCCACCTTCGGCCACGAGGGGCTCGCCCCGGGCGAGCGGTCCGAGCTCGTGAGCGCCTGGGAGGAGGGGATCGCGGAGATCGTCTCCGCCACGGGCGGGCGCATCGCCGCGCTCGCGGCCGGCGGCCCGGTGCGGCCCGGCTTCGTCGGCACGTGCGTCGGCTCCGACGCGCTCGACGCTCTCGAGGCGCTCGCGCCGGTGCTCGCGTCGCTGCGGGCCCGCAGCGGCTTCCTGTTCGTGCATCCGTCCGGCGGGCCGGTGCCGCCGGGATCGCCCCCGTGGTGGGGCGCGCTCACCCTCTACACGGCGCAGATGCAGGCCGCCTACCTGCGCTGGCTGTCGGGCGGGCAGGAGCGCTGGCCCGACGTCCCGGTCGTGTTCGCGATCCTCGCCGGCGGTGCGCCGTTCCAGCTCGAGCGCCTCGCCTCGCGCGGGCCGCAGGTGCGCTCGGCGCTGCACCGCAACGTCCACTTCGACAGCGCCTCGTACGGCCGCCGTGCGCTCGAGCTCTGCATCGAGACCTTCGGCGTCGAGCAGATCGTCTACGGCAGCGACGTGCCGATCGTCGATCCCGCCCCGACCTTGCGCGCGATAAGGGGTTTCGGCGAATCTGTCGAACGTCTGATCACCTGCGACAATCCGACCAGACTCCTGCCATGA
- a CDS encoding metal ABC transporter permease, whose product MLDLEFMRLAFAIGAVVGLLAPAVGFFLVERRASLVGDGLGHVAFAGVAAGYLLGVSPVVTALAAAVLGALAIEWLRTRGGAAGDQALAVVFYTGIAAGVVLVSSAGALNVNLFQYLFGSILTVTRADLWTVLVLGAGALAAVALLYRGLVASVLDEEGSRVAGVPVTRLNVVVAVLAALTVAVSMRIVGILLVAALMVLPVIAANRVAWSLRSTLALAMAIGVGSVLAGLTIAYYADLPPGGTIVLVAAGAFLACAGGNAVARRVG is encoded by the coding sequence ATGCTTGATCTCGAGTTCATGCGGCTGGCGTTCGCGATCGGCGCGGTCGTGGGCCTGCTCGCGCCGGCCGTCGGCTTCTTCCTCGTCGAGCGGCGCGCCTCGCTCGTCGGCGACGGACTCGGCCACGTCGCGTTCGCCGGGGTCGCGGCCGGGTACCTCCTCGGCGTCTCGCCGGTCGTCACGGCGCTTGCCGCAGCGGTGCTCGGGGCGCTCGCGATCGAGTGGCTGCGCACGCGCGGCGGCGCCGCCGGCGACCAGGCGCTCGCGGTCGTCTTCTACACCGGCATCGCCGCCGGGGTCGTGCTCGTGTCGAGCGCGGGAGCGTTGAACGTGAACCTGTTCCAGTATCTGTTCGGCTCCATCCTCACCGTCACGCGCGCCGATCTGTGGACGGTGCTCGTGCTCGGTGCCGGCGCGCTCGCCGCGGTCGCTCTCCTCTACCGCGGGCTCGTCGCCTCGGTGCTCGACGAGGAGGGGAGCCGTGTCGCCGGCGTGCCCGTCACCCGCCTCAACGTCGTCGTCGCGGTGCTCGCCGCGCTCACCGTCGCCGTCTCGATGCGCATCGTCGGCATCCTCCTCGTCGCGGCGCTGATGGTGCTGCCCGTGATCGCCGCCAACCGCGTCGCCTGGAGCCTGCGCTCCACGCTCGCCCTCGCGATGGCGATCGGTGTCGGCTCCGTGCTCGCCGGACTCACGATCGCCTACTACGCGGACCTTCCGCCCGGCGGAACGATCGTGCTCGTCGCGGCGGGCGCCTTCCTCGCGTGCGCAGGCGGGAACGCCGTCGCGCGCCGCGTGGGATGA
- a CDS encoding DUF2182 domain-containing protein produces MLDGLAPRRALGAPRPRVVAAALLGGALAAWVTVGLRMRGMDAGPGSALGSMGWYLGIWVTMMAAMMLPSLTPMVLLHARVARGSARRPGASTAVFVAGYLILWTGYGILAYGLDRLVRAADLPFLAWDSGGPLVAGAAIALAGVYQLTPLKRVCLRHCRSPFHVVLHGWREGMLGALRMGVRHGATCVGCCVGLMLVLFAVGVMSITWMALVATIVFAEKVLPGGDRVSRALALVLVALGLWVALAPGSVPGLTEPAPGMQMSGMPPAPPS; encoded by the coding sequence GTGTTGGACGGGCTCGCGCCACGACGTGCTCTCGGCGCGCCGCGCCCCCGCGTCGTCGCGGCGGCGCTCCTCGGCGGCGCGCTTGCCGCCTGGGTCACCGTCGGCCTGCGGATGCGCGGCATGGATGCGGGCCCGGGCAGCGCGCTCGGGTCGATGGGCTGGTATCTCGGCATCTGGGTGACGATGATGGCCGCGATGATGCTGCCGTCGCTCACGCCGATGGTGCTGCTCCATGCCCGCGTCGCGCGCGGCTCTGCCCGCCGGCCGGGCGCCTCGACAGCGGTGTTCGTCGCCGGCTACCTGATCCTCTGGACGGGCTACGGCATCCTCGCCTACGGGCTCGACCGCCTCGTTCGCGCCGCCGACCTGCCGTTCCTCGCGTGGGACAGCGGCGGGCCGCTCGTGGCGGGCGCGGCGATCGCCCTCGCCGGCGTCTACCAACTCACCCCGCTCAAGCGGGTGTGCCTGCGCCACTGTCGCAGTCCGTTCCACGTCGTCCTGCACGGCTGGCGCGAGGGCATGCTCGGCGCGCTGCGGATGGGTGTCCGGCACGGTGCCACCTGCGTCGGCTGCTGCGTCGGGCTGATGCTCGTCCTCTTCGCCGTCGGCGTGATGAGCATCACGTGGATGGCGCTCGTCGCGACGATCGTGTTCGCCGAGAAGGTGCTGCCGGGCGGCGACAGGGTGTCCCGGGCGCTGGCGCTCGTGCTCGTCGCCCTCGGCCTCTGGGTCGCGCTGGCCCCCGGCAGCGTCCCCGGCCTGACAGAGCCCGCGCCGGGGATGCAGATGAGCGGCATGCCGCCGGCGCCGCCTTCCTAG
- a CDS encoding cysteine dioxygenase yields MTHIDIATWLADRLTADADLDRPSLARLAAAVGREEGLWRDHVRVRTDERHYLQLYRDPNVDVWLICWMDGQDTGYHDHDRSQGAVYVCQGALFEDFFQRGEDGWIRERTNRHETGGAFDFDSTYIHGVRHAAGEPAVSVHCYSPALWRMGHYEPDENGVMRRVAMTYADELLGVA; encoded by the coding sequence ATGACCCACATCGACATCGCCACCTGGCTCGCCGACCGGCTCACCGCCGATGCCGACCTCGACCGCCCCTCCCTCGCGCGCCTGGCCGCCGCGGTCGGCCGGGAGGAGGGCCTGTGGCGCGACCACGTGCGCGTCCGCACCGACGAGCGCCACTACCTGCAGCTCTACCGTGACCCGAACGTCGACGTCTGGCTGATCTGCTGGATGGACGGCCAGGACACGGGCTACCACGACCACGACCGCTCGCAGGGAGCGGTGTACGTGTGCCAGGGGGCACTGTTCGAGGACTTCTTCCAGCGCGGCGAGGACGGCTGGATCCGCGAGCGGACGAACCGCCACGAGACCGGCGGCGCGTTCGACTTCGACTCGACCTACATCCACGGCGTCCGTCACGCGGCGGGCGAGCCTGCCGTGTCGGTGCACTGCTACTCGCCGGCGCTGTGGCGCATGGGCCACTACGAGCCCGACGAGAACGGCGTCATGCGGAGGGTCGCGATGACCTACGCGGACGAGCTGCTCGGCGTCGCCTGA
- a CDS encoding aromatic amino acid lyase yields MTAVTLTGHALGLDDVVRVARGGARVDLDPAAIDRMRAARAVAERAVCDGRAAYGVTTGVGVRKAFAVEASGHDRLLVRQHLIAQGPEAPRDVVRATALRLANALAAGTTTARPELALLVVEALNADRLPRVRLLGSVGQADLAAMADLAEGLLGDTPLSQGEAIALINQNAFSTGSGALALYDALSLVDALDLAGALDFEALAANRDALHPAVAEVRPYPGLRVSLERVGALLEGSGAKARNLQDPLSFRTLPQVNGAARDALAFVRAQLEIELNAAQSNPLVLVAQERVISVGNFEIQPLATALDLARLALAPALSTAAERAVKLLQAPLTGLTEGLGARSGLAESALSELGIAVQAFASEARLLAQPVSFELVSTTQAEGIEDRATMAPLASRRLAEMVELGARVVAVELLLAAQACDLRGHRLGAGSARLHARVRSLVPFVGEGDALPDLEPLAALVRSGGLDG; encoded by the coding sequence GTGACCGCCGTGACGCTGACCGGCCACGCCCTCGGCCTCGACGACGTCGTTCGCGTCGCCCGCGGCGGGGCGCGCGTGGATCTCGATCCGGCCGCGATCGATCGCATGCGCGCGGCGCGCGCGGTTGCCGAGCGCGCCGTCTGCGACGGCCGCGCGGCCTACGGCGTCACCACCGGGGTCGGGGTGCGCAAGGCGTTCGCCGTCGAAGCGAGCGGGCACGACCGGCTGCTCGTGCGCCAGCATCTGATCGCGCAGGGGCCGGAGGCGCCACGCGACGTCGTGCGCGCCACGGCGTTGCGGCTCGCGAACGCGCTCGCCGCGGGCACGACCACCGCGCGACCCGAGCTCGCGCTGCTCGTCGTCGAGGCGCTCAACGCCGACCGGCTCCCGCGCGTGCGCCTGCTCGGCTCGGTCGGGCAGGCCGATCTCGCCGCGATGGCCGACCTGGCGGAAGGGCTGCTCGGCGACACCCCGCTCTCCCAGGGAGAAGCGATCGCCCTCATCAACCAGAACGCGTTCTCGACCGGCTCCGGGGCGCTCGCGCTCTACGACGCGCTCTCGCTCGTGGACGCCCTCGACCTCGCCGGGGCGCTCGACTTCGAGGCGCTCGCCGCCAACCGCGACGCCCTCCACCCGGCCGTCGCCGAGGTGCGACCGTACCCGGGCCTGCGCGTCTCGCTCGAGCGTGTCGGCGCCCTTCTCGAGGGCAGCGGCGCGAAGGCGCGCAACCTGCAGGACCCGCTCAGCTTCCGCACGCTGCCGCAGGTCAACGGCGCCGCCCGCGACGCGCTCGCGTTCGTGCGCGCCCAGCTCGAGATCGAGCTCAACGCCGCGCAGTCGAACCCTCTCGTGCTCGTGGCACAGGAGCGGGTGATCTCGGTCGGGAACTTCGAGATCCAGCCGCTCGCAACGGCGCTCGACCTCGCGCGCCTCGCGCTGGCGCCGGCGCTGTCGACGGCGGCGGAGCGGGCGGTGAAGCTGCTGCAAGCGCCGCTGACGGGGCTCACGGAGGGGCTCGGCGCCCGGTCCGGTCTCGCCGAGAGCGCGCTCAGCGAGCTGGGCATCGCGGTGCAGGCATTCGCGTCGGAGGCGCGGCTGCTCGCGCAGCCCGTCTCGTTCGAGCTCGTCTCCACCACGCAGGCCGAGGGCATCGAGGATCGCGCGACGATGGCGCCGCTCGCGTCGCGGCGGCTCGCCGAGATGGTCGAGCTGGGGGCCCGCGTCGTCGCCGTCGAGCTGCTCCTCGCAGCGCAGGCGTGCGATCTCCGCGGCCACCGTCTCGGCGCCGGCAGCGCCCGCCTGCACGCGCGGGTGCGCTCGCTCGTCCCCTTCGTCGGCGAGGGCGACGCGCTGCCCGATCTGGAGCCGCTCGCCGCGCTCGTGCGCTCCGGAGGGCTCGACGGCTGA
- a CDS encoding DUF6941 family protein — MKVTMLLADYAQVADGKLTVVGGGWSLTGPAPTPFGIAILVHVPWDQANCRHVLRLELLDADGQPVLVPAEDGGEAPIVFFDDLEFEVGRPAGIKPGTPLEMPLAVNSGPLPLAPGGRYEWRLSIDGEVDDDWRLGFSVRGEDEAM, encoded by the coding sequence GTGAAGGTGACGATGCTCCTCGCCGACTACGCGCAGGTCGCGGACGGCAAGCTCACGGTCGTCGGCGGCGGCTGGTCGCTCACCGGCCCTGCGCCGACGCCGTTCGGGATCGCCATCCTCGTGCACGTGCCGTGGGATCAGGCCAACTGCCGGCACGTGTTGCGGCTCGAGCTGCTCGACGCCGACGGGCAGCCGGTGCTCGTGCCCGCGGAGGACGGCGGGGAGGCGCCGATCGTGTTCTTCGACGACCTCGAGTTCGAGGTCGGCCGGCCCGCGGGCATCAAGCCCGGCACCCCGCTCGAGATGCCGCTCGCCGTCAACTCCGGCCCGCTGCCGCTCGCGCCCGGCGGCCGCTACGAGTGGCGGCTGTCGATCGACGGCGAGGTCGACGACGACTGGCGCCTCGGGTTCAGCGTGCGCGGGGAGGACGAGGCGATGTAG
- a CDS encoding metal ABC transporter substrate-binding protein, which translates to MTRIVLMLAALAGTVVLAGCGGAGRSGTTVVAAFYPLAFAASEIGGGAVHVRNLTPAGAEPHDRELTPGDVRDVRDADVVFYLGGGFMPALEQALESRADPSVDLLALPGLAPFRGAGGGAALDPHVWLDPLRYRTMARAIGGSLGRRQRAAAFARRLDDLDAAFRAGLRTCARRQIVTSHAAFGYLARRYRLEQVPLEGLSPESEPSAQALERLVRTVERSGSTTVFFEPLVSPKLAQTVARAAGVRTAVLDPLEGLAPDEVAAGKDYFSVMRENLAALRKALGCR; encoded by the coding sequence ATGACGAGAATCGTTCTCATGCTCGCGGCGCTCGCAGGCACGGTCGTGCTCGCAGGTTGCGGCGGCGCCGGTCGCTCCGGCACGACCGTCGTCGCCGCCTTCTACCCGCTCGCGTTCGCGGCCTCCGAGATCGGCGGCGGCGCCGTGCACGTGCGCAACCTCACTCCCGCAGGCGCCGAGCCGCACGATCGCGAGCTGACACCCGGGGACGTGAGGGACGTACGCGACGCGGACGTCGTCTTCTACCTCGGCGGCGGCTTCATGCCCGCTCTCGAGCAGGCGCTCGAGAGCCGCGCCGACCCGTCCGTCGACCTTCTCGCCCTCCCGGGTCTCGCGCCGTTCCGGGGAGCGGGGGGCGGCGCCGCGCTCGACCCGCACGTCTGGCTCGATCCGCTGCGCTATCGCACGATGGCCCGCGCGATCGGCGGCAGTCTCGGCCGCAGGCAGCGCGCGGCCGCGTTCGCGCGCAGGCTCGACGACCTCGATGCCGCCTTCCGGGCAGGGCTGCGCACGTGCGCCCGCCGGCAGATCGTGACGAGCCACGCGGCCTTCGGCTACCTCGCGCGGCGCTACCGCCTCGAACAGGTGCCGCTCGAAGGCCTGTCGCCCGAGTCCGAGCCGTCGGCGCAGGCGCTCGAGCGCCTCGTGCGAACCGTCGAGCGCAGCGGCTCGACGACGGTGTTCTTCGAGCCGCTCGTCTCGCCGAAGCTCGCGCAGACGGTGGCGCGCGCGGCCGGTGTGCGCACCGCCGTGCTCGATCCGCTCGAAGGGCTCGCGCCGGACGAGGTAGCGGCGGGAAAGGACTACTTCTCCGTCATGCGCGAGAATCTCGCCGCGTTGCGCAAGGCGCTCGGATGTCGCTAG
- a CDS encoding Fur family transcriptional regulator: MATTPSEMPTGWSGYALDVLRQVGLRNGGARRSVVEHLGAQQCCRSAQEIFDGIRAGGARVGIASVYRVLDQLVELRLAQRVDVGDGITRFEPAHADGHHHHLVCDDCGKVEPFSDAGLERALERVAGRLGYAIDAHEVVLHGACGTCR; the protein is encoded by the coding sequence GTGGCGACGACACCTTCCGAGATGCCGACCGGGTGGAGCGGGTACGCCCTCGACGTGCTCCGCCAGGTGGGGCTGCGCAACGGCGGCGCGCGGCGCAGCGTCGTCGAGCATCTCGGCGCCCAGCAGTGCTGCCGGTCGGCGCAGGAGATCTTCGACGGGATCCGCGCCGGCGGCGCCAGGGTCGGCATCGCCAGCGTCTACCGCGTGCTCGATCAGCTCGTCGAGCTGCGCCTGGCGCAGCGCGTCGACGTCGGCGACGGCATCACGCGCTTCGAGCCTGCACACGCGGACGGCCACCACCACCATCTCGTATGCGACGACTGCGGCAAGGTCGAGCCGTTCTCCGACGCCGGCCTCGAGCGCGCCCTCGAGCGCGTGGCGGGCAGGCTCGGCTACGCGATCGACGCGCACGAGGTCGTGCTCCACGGCGCCTGCGGCACCTGCCGCTGA
- a CDS encoding polysaccharide deacetylase family protein, which produces MIPDQVRERDLVGYGPNPPAFAWPDGAKVVVNMVLVYEEGSESSVIWGDNRNEGWGEYPDPGVQPPQRDRGTEAHYEYGSRAGVWRLARIFDAARIPVTVSAAAVALELNPAVPAWMREHGHDLMGHGWRWIPLWGMTRDEEREHLHRAIETYERVLGQRPLGWNCPSWPSEATRELLVEEGGFIYDSDGCADDIPYYARCGSEPFLVVPYSKTYNDSRFLMSPGFSSPRDFLDTLTTGLDELVHEGRAAMMTVAMHARWSGQAARAAVVRAFIEHARSTPGVAFMRRVDIARWWLEQYPPELADHARG; this is translated from the coding sequence CCGCCGGCCTTCGCTTGGCCGGACGGTGCCAAGGTCGTGGTCAACATGGTGCTCGTCTACGAGGAGGGCTCCGAATCCTCGGTCATCTGGGGCGACAACCGCAACGAAGGCTGGGGCGAGTACCCAGACCCCGGCGTGCAACCGCCGCAGCGCGACCGCGGCACCGAGGCGCATTACGAGTACGGCAGCCGCGCCGGTGTCTGGCGGCTTGCGCGCATCTTCGACGCGGCCCGGATCCCGGTCACCGTCTCGGCCGCGGCCGTCGCGCTCGAGCTCAACCCGGCAGTGCCCGCCTGGATGCGAGAGCACGGCCACGATCTCATGGGTCACGGCTGGCGCTGGATCCCGCTGTGGGGGATGACCCGGGACGAAGAGCGCGAGCATCTGCACCGCGCGATCGAGACGTACGAGCGCGTGCTCGGGCAGCGGCCGCTCGGCTGGAACTGCCCGTCATGGCCCAGCGAGGCGACGCGCGAGCTTCTCGTCGAGGAGGGCGGCTTCATCTACGACTCGGACGGCTGCGCCGACGACATTCCCTACTACGCGCGCTGCGGGAGCGAGCCGTTCCTCGTCGTTCCGTATTCGAAGACGTACAACGACAGCCGCTTCCTGATGAGCCCGGGCTTCTCGAGCCCGCGCGACTTTCTCGACACGCTCACGACCGGTCTCGACGAGCTGGTCCACGAGGGGCGCGCGGCGATGATGACCGTCGCGATGCATGCCCGCTGGAGCGGCCAGGCGGCACGGGCCGCGGTGGTGCGTGCCTTCATCGAGCACGCGAGGAGCACTCCGGGTGTTGCCTTCATGCGACGTGTCGATATCGCACGCTGGTGGCTCGAGCAGTACCCACCGGAGCTTGCCGACCACGCACGAGGGTAG